DNA sequence from the Longimicrobiales bacterium genome:
CCCACGATGAACGCAGCCGCAAACGATCCGGGCTACTCCCGCATGCGTCCTCTCCGTCCCGTGCGCGACCTGGCCGGCATCCTGGTGCGCGACGCGAGCGGTCTCGCGATCGGCTCGATCTGGGGTGCACTCGCCGATGCGCGAACCGGGCTCATCCGCTACGTCGACATCTCGCTGTCGGACAGAAACCGCCATGTCCTGGTACCCATCGGGCACGCACGCCTGCGGTCGCGTGAAATCGATGCGGAGGGGATGGACGCCGACGGGGTGAGCTCGAGGATCCGGACGGAGGACGTCGCGTCTGCGTACGAGCTGCGGCTGCGCGCGGCGCTGCTGGAGGAGCTGACCGCGATTCCGCCGTACACTCCCGACGCCCCGGTCGACGAGGAGTACGAGCACACGCTCGTGCGTGCACACGGCGAGCTCTTCCACGGGCAGCGCTACTATGCGCATCCCGCCTTCGACCACCGCGGCTTCTACGCGGGCGCTCATCCGCTCTCCCGCGATCACGGCCGCGGTATCGACAGTGGCCTGGAGCCGCTGCGCTCGCTGCACGGGTATCGCATTGCGCGGGAGGAGCCGGACGTGCGCGGATGGCCGCTCGTCGGCGCGGGCGGTGAGGAGCTCGGCATCGTCGACGACCTGATCGTGGACGTCGACGCCGGCCAGGTACGCTACCTGGCCGTGCGCCACCAGGTGAACCGTGTGCTCCTGCCCATCGGATTCCTCACGCTCGACATCGACCAGTCCCGCGTCCTGGCGCCGGCACTGCTCCCTGACGACCTCCTCCAGCTGCCGGCCTGGAACGGCGGCACCGTAGAGCGGCCGGAGGAGGAAGACGTGCGCGACGCGCTCGACGACGTCTTCCGCGGCACACGCCGCTACGAGCTGCCGGACTTTCAGATGGTCGACGAGCGCGACGTCATCGGCGCCGTCGACTGATCCCTGACGCCCGGCGCCAGGGTCGCGCGCATTCAGATCAGGGTGCCTGCTACGCCGCCTTCCGTTTCCCACGCATCGAACAGCTCGGCCGCGGCAAGTCCGTGAGGCGCTCCGGCCGAGCGCTGTCGTGCAACGAGCCAGGCGTGGTCGGGCCAGCCGACCCGCTCGCGATAGTAGCCCGCGAGCTCCAGCGCACGGTCCTGGACGGCAGTGATGTCTATGGCGAGCTCCGGCAGCGTCGAGTGCGGCTCGCGCAGCGTGAAGACCGGGCAATCCCCACGGTGTGGCTCGAGTGGCGCGACCGCGCGGCGCATCCGTGCAATCGTGAGTGCGGCCCGCACGATGTCTCCCGTCGCCTGGTGATCCGGATGGCGCATGCCACGCTGCCACGCCTGTCCCCACGTGACGACGGCGTCCGGCCGGATGTCGGCGATCTCGCGTGCAACACGGTACGTCGCGTCGGGCGTGTAGTGCACGCGTGTGTCCGGGAAATCCAGCAGTCGCACATCCGCCGCGCCCACGACCGCCGCCGCCTCGCGCGCGTGCGTCGCACGACGCCGCCCGATCTCCTCCGGCGGCAACTCGCCGAGCGCCTCCGTCATCTCACCGCGCGTCAGGAACAGCATCACCACGCGATCGCCGCGCGCCGCGTGCGCGGCGATCGTGCCGGCGCAGCCCACTTCGTCGTCCGGATGCGACAGCGCTACCAGCAGCGTCTTCACGACGTGTCCTCCCCTCCCATTGCTCCTGCAGTATGATCCCGGCGCGCGGAATATGCGTGGCTGATTGACTTGTGTATACAATCCCGACATGTTACCCACTTCATGGAACTTCAGCTTGCAGTTTTCTGCGACGAGGCCCACGAAGCGGCCGATGGTCGTCTGGATCTTGTCGGCATCTTCGACGAGCTCGCGGCACCGGGCTTTCCGGCCATGCAGGACCGGATGACGGTCGCGCTCGTCGTGGAGTGGTCACCCGACGAAGCCGGCCAGCAGCCGCTGCGGGCGGACCTGGTCGGTGATGACGACACGCGCGTCCTGACGATCCAGGGGCACACCGAGGTGCATGCGCCTGCGGATCCGCGGCGGCCGGCGCGTACGCGCCTGATCCTGCCGCTCGAGCGGGTAATCTTCCCGCACGAGGGGCGGTATCACCTCGACCTGGTCGCCGGAGGTCAGACGACGCGCGCCTGTTCCCTGTTCGTCCTGGAGCACGGCCGGCCGGCGTGAACCCGGACCGGGTGGACGGGTATGACTGCCCGACCATTGCCCCGACGATCTCCGATAGCAGGGTGACCGTTCCGTGGAAGAAACACGCGAACCGCTGGGTGCGGACGACGTCGTGCGCCTGCTCTCGGCGCTTTCGGACGTCAATCGATATCGAATCGTGGACCTGCTCGCCGGTGCCGGAGCCGAATTCACCTGCGGTGCAATTGCGCGCCGACTCGGGCTCTCGCCGTCGCTGCTGTCCCATCACCTGTCGGTGCTCGAAAGTGCCGGCGTGATAGATCGACGGAAGGACGGTCTCTGGACCCTGAACCGGCTGCGGCGCGAGGAGCTGTGTCGCCGGCTCGGTGCCATCCAGGAGCTGCTGCAGCGCGCGTCCGACGACGCCCTGCCCGACTCCGCCGCCCTTCCCGGTTGACCCGACCCTTCCAACAGACCGGAGTAGCACTGTGGCAGACGAGAAGACCGGACGTCGCGGCATCCCGCTGCATACCAAGATCCTCATCGGCCTGATCGTCGGCGCCGTTGCGGGTGTCACCTCCAACTACCTCTGGCGCGACGCGCCCCAGCTGCTCTGGATCGTCGACAACATCGCGAACCCCGTCGGACAGATCTTCCTGCGGATGCTGTTCATGGTGGTCGTGCCGCTGGTCTTCACGTCGCTCGCACTCGGCGTGGCCGGTCTCGGCGACATCCGCAGCCTCGGCCGCATCGGTGGCAAGACGTTCGGCTTCTTCGTCCTGACCACCGCACTCGCCGTCACGCTCGGCCTCCTGCTCGCCAACGCGGTCAGGCCGGGCGATTACCTCGATCCGGTCGTGCGCGAAGGGCTGCTCGAAGCCTACTCGGGCGACGCCGCGAGCCGCATCGAGACTGCGGAGACCACGGAGTTCGGCGTCAACACCTTCGTGAACATCGTACCGCGCAATCCGCTCGGCGCCGCGTCGAGCGGTGACATGCTCGGGCTGATCTTCTTCACGGTGGTGTTCGGTGTCGCGCTCACCCGCGTGCCGCCCAAGCTCGCACAGCCGGTGCTCACGTTCCTGGAGGGCTTCGGCCAGGCCGTGATCGTGATGATCGGCTTCGCGATGAAGCTCGCGCCGATCGGTGTGACCGGTCTCATCTTCGCCGTGACCGCACGCTTCGGCCTCGATGTGCTGGGCTCCCTCAGCGCCTACGTGCTGATGGTGCTCGCCGGGCTGACGATCCACCTGGTGTTCACTCTGGGCGGGCTCGCGAAGTTCCTGGGCGGCATACCCATCCGCAGGTTCTTCAGCGGCGCGCGTGACATGATGATCACGGCGTTCTCGACGTCCAGCTCGAACGCCACCATGCCGACGACACTGCGCACCGCACAGGAGGAGTTCGGCGTGCCGCGCGAGGTTGCCGGTTTCGTCGTTCCGCTCGGCGCTACGATGAACATGAACGGCACTGCCCTCTTCGAGGGTATGACCGTTCTCTTCCTCGCCCAGGTCTTCGGCCTCGACCTCTCGCTGACCGCCCAGCTCATCGTCGTGATCATGTCCGTCATCACGGCCATCGGCGTGGCGGGCGTGCCCGGCGGCTCGATCCCGCTGCTCGTGATGGTGCTGGAGATGGTCGGCGTCCCCGGCGAGGGCATTGCCCTGGTGCTCGGCGTGGATCGCATCCTGGACATGGCCCGTACGGTGCCGAACGTGACGGGCGACCTGCTGACGTCGATCGTCATCACCCGCAGCGAGGGCCTGCCGCTCGTGCCTGCGACGGCTCCGGATTTCTCCGACGAGGCAGCCGTCGAGGTAACACCACCGGTGATCGTGGATCGGCCGCCGCAGCCGGGTGTGCAGGCGGGGCTGTAACGGCTTTTCTACCGCAGAGAGCGCAGAGGACGCAGAGAACGCGCTGAAGGTTCAATAGCGAGCGGGATGCTTCGAAGGAAGCATCCCGCTCCTGTTTTTTCAGACTTGCATCATATGCGTGCAGATCAGAGCCACCGCGAAGCTGTCGCTCGAAAACCAAGCTCAGAAAAACCTCAGCGTCGTTCGCTGCGTCCTCTGCGCTCGACAAAAGAACGCCGCGGACGACCCTTTACCCGGGAATCCCCGGCTCCGTCATCCCCTTCGCGTCCAGCACCTTCTCCAGCTCTGCTTCCGGCAGCACGCCGCGCTCGCGCGCGACCTCGCGCGCCGTCTTCCCCTCCTTGAACGCATCCTTGGCAATGGACGCGGCAGCATCGTAGCCGATGGACGGAGCCAGCGCGGTGGCGAGGGAAAGGTTGCCCTCCAGCAGCTCGCGGATGCGGTCCTCGTTCGCAACGATCCCGTCCACGCACTTCTTCGCGAGCACTGTCGAGGCGTTGGCAATGAGCGAGATGGACTGCAGCAGCGCGTACGACATGCCGGGCATCATCACGTTCAGCTCGAAGTAGCTGCCAAGCCCACCGACCGTGATGGTGGTGTGGTTTCCCATGACCTGTGCGGCGACCATGGTGACCGCCTCGGGGATCACGGGGTTGACCTTGCCGGGCATGATGCTGGAGCCGGGCTGGATCGCCGGCAGCGTGATCTCGGCCAGCCCGGCGCGCGGACCGCTCGCGAGCAGGCGCAGGTCGTTGACGATCTTGGTCAGCGACACGGCGATCGTGTTCAGCGCGCCGTGCGCGTACACGATGGTGTCACGTGTGGCCTGGCGCTCGAAGTGGTTGGTCGCCTCCCGGAACGGCACGCCGGTCGCCGCCTCGAGACGCGCGATCGCCTTCTTCGCGAAGTCCGGGTGCGTGTTGATGCCCGTGCCGACCGCGGTACCGCCCAGCGGCAGCTCGGCCATGTCGTTGATCGCCTCTTCCACGCGACGGATCCCGTGGCGCACCTGCGCGGCGAACCCGCCGAACTCCTGGCCGAGCCGGACCGGCGTCGCATCCATCAGGTGCGTGCGGCCGGACTTGACGATGCCGTCGAACTCACGCGCCTTGGCGAGCAGTGAGGATTCCAGCGTTTCCAGCGCCGGGATCAGCGTCCGGCGCATCGCGACGCACGCCGCCACCTGCATGGCCGTCGGGATCACGTCGTTGGACGACTGTCCCGCGTTGACGTGGTCATTGGGGTGAATCCCCTTCGAGCCCGTCCGGGCACCGCGGATCTGCAGGGCACGGTTCGCGATCACCTCGTTCGCATTCATGTTCGTCGAGGTGCCGCTGCCCGTCTGGAAGATGTCGATCACGAAGTGCGCATCGTGCTGCCCGGCGATCACCTCATCGGCGGCGCGCACGATGTCGCTGGCCAGCGCTTCGTCCAGCAGCTTCAGCTCGACGTTGGTCTGCGCCGCCGCCTTCTTGATCATGCCCAGGGCCGCAATGAACTCCCGGGGAAAGCGCAGGTCGCTGATCGGAAAATTCTCCACGGCCCGCTGTGTCTGTGCTCCCCACAGCGCATCGGCCGGAACCTGCATCTCCCCCAGCGAGTCCTTCTCCGTCCGGTATTTCGTATCACTCATGGTGCCTCGATGTACACGTCATGGAATATCGCGAACAGAACGTCTGTTGCGTCGGCGTGAAACGCAGGTTGACCCGACCGGCGCGTGAAAACGAGCGCCTCACTTCCGCGGCGGCTGCGAGGGGCGTACCTCGATCCGGCTCGCCAGTGTGCGGGCCGGCGTCGCCAGCAGGTCCATCACGATGCGGGCGATGTCGCCGGCCTGCACGCGCCATTCGCCATCCGTCGAGCCGGATGGATGCGAGAACTCGGTCGCGACACTGCCGGGCATGATGCAGCTCACCCGTATGCCGTCGTAGCGAACCTCCTGCATCAGCGCTTCGCTGAACCCGATCAGACCGAACTTCGACGCATTGTACGCGGCGCCGTTCGGAAACGCATTCTTCCCCGCGAGGCTGCCGATGTTGATGACCCACGCTTCGCCGATCTTCTTCAGGTGCGGCAGGGCGGCATGGGTACAGTAGAAGGGGCCGTCGAGGTTGGTGCCGATCACGGCATCCCACGTGTCGACGCTCATGTCCGCGACCGGCGCGAAGGCGCCGATGCCGGCATTGTTGACGAGGATGTCCAGCCGGCCGAGCTCGCCGACGGTGCGCTCGACCAGCTGCGCGCAGCTCGTCGCGTCACGTACGTCGCATGCGATACCGAGCGCGCGTGTACCGGTGCGCTCCGCGATTGCGGCCGCCGCCTCCTCACAGTCGGCCTGCTTGCGTGAGGTGACCGTCACCTGTATGCCCGCTTCGGCGAGCGCCTCGGCAATCGCACGGCCGATTCCGCGCGTCGCACCGGTCACGATCGCCACTTTCCCGTTCAGCTCTGCCATGGCACCCTTCCCTTCGCTGCGTTCCTGTCGAGCGGCAGTGTAATTGATTCATGTGCCGCGTCGCCACTACCTTTGGCGGCCATGGAGCTGCAGGACCGGATCGCCCTCGTCACCGGCGGCGCGCATCGCGTCGGCCGCGCCCTCGCGCTCGCGCTCGCACGCGCCGGCTGCGACGTCGCCGTGCACTACAACCGCTCTGGCGACGACGCCGACCGGACGGTCCGCGACATCGAGGCGCTCGGTCGCCGCGCGTTCCCCGTGCAGGCGGACCTGGGCGACGCGGATTCGGCGGGCCCGCTGATCGAGGAATCGGTGCTGGCGCTGGGTGCTCTGGACATCCTCGTGAACAGCGCGTCCCTGTTCGAGCGCGCGGCCGTGGCCGACATCGACGTGGAGGCGTGGGATCGCGTGCAGGCCGTAAACGTCCGCGCACCGTTTCTGCTCAGCCGCGCTGCCGCACCGCATCTCGCGCGCCGTCGCGGCAGCATCGTCAACATCGCGGACCTCTCCGCACTGCAGCCGTGGCCTTCGTATGCGCATCACGCCGTTTCCAAGGCAGGGCTGGTCCACCTGACGCGCGTGCTTGCGCGTGCGCTCGCGCCGGAGATCCGCGTCAACGCGATCGCCCCCGGCACCGTGCTGCCGCCCGAGGACGGGAATGCCGAGGAGGGTCACCAGCGTCGCCTGCTGGACGTCCAGGGCTCACCGCAGGACGTCGAGCGCGCCCTGCTCTACCTGGCGACCAGCCCCTTCGTGACCGGGCAGGTGCTCGTCGTCGACGGAGGCAGGATCCTGCTGTAGTCGACCCTGCGGGGACTCGTGCCCGGAGGATCGGACGGCGCGCGCATCGCGGCCGGAATCCGGCCGCCGCATACCACGACCGCACACCTCCAGCCGTGGAAGGATGCCGCCGCAGCGGTGTAACAGGCCGACATGCTGAAACGCTTCCTGGTGGTGCTGCTGCTCATCGGCGTGCTCGGCGCGGCTGGCGTCGGGCTCATGGCCGCGCCCGCCTGTCCGCCGATCGACGATTTGACCGGTTACCGCCCGCCCCAGGCGACGCGCGTCTTTGCGATGGACGGCACCCGCCTGGCCGACCTGTCGCCGGAGCGACGCACCCTCGTTGCACTCGACGATATTCCGGCCATCGTCCGTGACGGCTTCGTCGCGGTGGAGGACCGCCGGTTCTGGGAGCACGGCGGCGTGGACATCCGCGGCATCGGCCGCGCCGTCTGGCACAACGTGCAGGCCGGCTCGCTCGACGAGGGCTTCAGCACGATCACGATGCAGCTCACGCGCAACGTGTTCCCGCAGGAGCTGCCGCGCGGCGACCGGTTCCGCCGCAAGATCTGCGAGGTGCGCATGGCGGGGGCGGTCGAGGACGCGCTCGGCAAGCCGCGCGTGCTGGAGCTGTACGCCAACCAGGTGTACATGGGCCGCGGCCTGTACGGCGTGGAGGAGGCGGCGCGCGTGCTGTTCGGCAAGCCGGTCGCGCGCGTTACCGCGGCGGAGGCCGCGCTGCTGGTAGGCCTTGTCAAGAACCCCGAAGGCTACAATCCGCGGGAGCATCCGGCGCGCGCCATCCGCCGGCGCAACGTGGTCCTCGACATCTTTGCGCGCGAGCGGCTGATCTCTCACGCGGAGGCAGACGCAGCGAAAGCGCAGCCGCTGGATCTCGCACCGCCGCCCGAAGCACGCGCATCGGCACCGTGGGCGGTTGCTGCAGTACGGCGCGAGCTGAAGGACCTGGTGGGAGCGGATGCGGACGTGCGCGGCCTGCGCGTCTACACCGCGATCGATCCCGCACTGCAGGCGGCGGCCGAACGGGCGCTGCTCGCCCAGATCGAGCGGATCGAAAGCGGCGCCTTCGGCCGCTGGCCGCACGAGACCCCGCCTGCGGGCGAGAAGCTGAAGCCCGCGAGCGGCAATGGCTCACCGTACCTGCAGGGCATGATCGTCGTGCTCGACACCAGGACGGGTGAGGTGCGCGCACTGGTCGGCGGCCGCGACTTCACCCACTCCTCGTATGACAGGGCACTGCTCGCCCGCAGGCAGCCGGGCTCCGCCTTCAAGCCGATCCTGTTCGCCGCTGCGCTTCAGTCCGGCATGGGTGCAAGCGACAGGATCGATGCGACGTCCGTGAGTGTCGCGCATCGCGCCGGCGTCTGGTCACCGGTCGACCTCGCCCCTGACACGCTCTCCCTCGTGTCCATGCGCGACGCCCTCGCACTGTCGTCGAACAATGCCGCGGTCCGCATCGGCGAATGGGTAGGCCCGCAGCGCGTGATCCAGACCGCACGCGCGCTCGGCATCACGACCGACATCCCGCCCTACCCCTCGATCACGCTCGGCTCGGCCGAAGTCATCCCCACCGAGTTCGTCGCGGCGTACGCCGCGCTCGGCAACGGCGGCTTCCGCGTGAAGCCGACGCTGATCACACGCATCGAGGACGCGCAGGGGAACGTGGTCTGGCGTGCGCCGCTCTCCCGCGCCCACGCGGTTGATGACGACGTCGCATTCATCACGACGAGTATGATGGAGGACGTGATCGATCGCGGGACGGCGAGCGTGATCCGCGAGCGCGGCTTCGCGCTGCCCGCCGCAGGCAAGACGGGCACGACGAATGACGCGAAGGACGTCTGGTTCGTCGGCATGACACCCGACCTCGCCGCCGGCGTGTGGCTCGGCTTCGATCAGCCGAAGCAGATCGCGCCCTGGGCCTTCGGCGGAAACCTCGCCGCACCCGTGTGGACCGACGTCATGCGCGCCGCATACCAGTCGCGCCCCGCACCGGCCGGATGGCTGCCCCCCGAAAGCGTCGCGCAGGTGCCCATCGATGCCGTCACCGGCTACCTCGCCACCGGCAACTGCCCGCCGGAACAGGTGCGCATCGAGTACTTCCGCGCCGGCTCCGTTCCCCGCGAGTATTGCCCGCTGCATCCCGAAAGCGCGGCAGAGCGTGCTCTCGACCGGCTGCTGCGCGGGCTCAAGAGCATCTTCTAGTTTCGTTCAACCACCGAGAACACAGAGATCACGGAGAACGAATCACTGAGAACGAAGTTGTTGGCGTTCGCCAGGAAGCGTCCACGCGCAATCCAACAACTGTAATTCCGTTCTCAGTGAAGAATCTCCGTGATCTCTGTGGTAGACGGTAGACGAATAAGGCCTATCCGGCCGATGCAGCCTGGTCCACCGGTGCCTCGGCCGTTTCCAGCACCGGCGATTCACCAAGACCATGGTGCGCGAGCCAGCGCTCGGCCTCGAGTGCGGCCATGCAGCCGGTGCCGGCGGCGGTGATCGCCTGGCGGTAGAAGTCGTCCATGACGTCACCGGCTGCGAACACGCCCGGGATGTCGGTCGCCGTGCGCCATGCGTGGGGCAGCTTGATGTAGCCATGATCCGTGAGCGGCAGCTGTCCATTCAGGAACTCTGTCGCAGGCTTGTGGCCGATCGCGACGAAGAGCCCGCCCAGCTCCAGCTCACTGCGCTCGCCGGTCACCGTGTCCTCGATGCGGACGCCCTCGATGTCGTCGTATCCGAGCACCTCGACGACCCTGGTGTTCCACAGCACGCGGATCTTGGGATGGGCGAGCACGCGGTCTGCCATGACTTTGGATGCGCGGAACTCGTCGCGGCGATGGATGACGATGACCTCCTCCGCGTACTTGGTGCAGTACAGCGCTTCTTCCATTGCCGTGTCACCGCCACCGATAACGGCAAGCACCTTGTTGCGGTAGATCGGCAGCGCCGCGTCGCACACGGCGCATGCGCTCACGCCGCCGCCGCTCTGCGCGAGCCGCTCCTCGTTCGGCACGCCGAGCCACTTCGCCTGGGCCCCCGTCGCGATGATGACGGCGAGTGCTTCGACCTCACCGGAGTAGGTCGAGCGCAGCACGAAGGGGTGCGTACCGAGGTCGATGCTCTGCACGTTCTCGGTCAGCACCCGCGCACCGAACCGGACGGCCTGTTCCTTCATCCGCTGCATCAGCTCCGGACCGGTGAGCTGCTCGGGGAAGCCCGGGTAGTTCTCGATCTCGGTCGTGGTCATGAGCTGGCCGCCCGGCAGCACCGTGCCGATCGGTTCGCCCTCGAAGACCAGCGGATCGAGGTTCGCACGCGCCGCGTAGAGCGCCGCGGTCCAGCCTGCCGGCCCGGACCCGATGATCACCAGTGTCTCTCGCTTGCGTTCCGTCATTCGTCGCATCCCGTGCTGTAGAGCCCATCCCTGCACCATGTTAGCCACCATGCCAAGGGGTCGCCACCAGCGGGAAATCTGGCCTTCGGGCGTCCGCGGCATTAACCTGAACCCATGTCGTCAATCGGAACCGGCTCGCCGACCGAGCAGGAAGTCGAGCGCCTGCTGTGCGCGCTCGAGGGAATCGCGTCTGCGCGCATCTCCGCGGACGGGTACGGGCGCATCACCGCGGTTCACATCCTGGCGGAAGCGGGGTTCCACCCCAAGCAGGTCGTGCGCAACATCGAGTCGGCTCTGAGCGCGGGACTGGGCGTCACCATCGACCGGCGTGTGGTCAGCGTCGCCCAGCTCCAGGATGGCGCCGAGCCGCCGGCGGGCGCTGCGACGCCGGCGGCCACGGCCAACGGCAATGGCGCCGTGAGCGCCGTGCCGGAAGCGCCGCGCGGCCGGCTGGTCTTCATGAGCTACGATGCCCGGACCCAGCCGAACAGCGAGACGCTCTGCCGCGTGACCGTCCGCCAGCACAAGGAAGAGTTCACCGGGTCGGCGACGGGGAGCAGCACGCCGCTCGGACGGGCGCAGGTCGCTGCGCGCGCACTCTTCAGCGCGATCACGGAGGGCCGGGAACAGGACAACTTCGTTCTCGACGACGTTGCCATCGTCTCGTCGCTCGGCCGCAGCTTCGTGCTCGTCGCCGCACACGGGCGTGATGGCCGCGAGCTGCTGCCGCTCACCGGCGTCGCGCAGGTCACCCGCGGTCCAGAGGAGGCGGCCATCCTCGCCGGGCTCCAGGCCGTAAACCGCTGGAACGGCCTCGACGACTGAGCAGCCCGCCGGAGATCCCATGAGACATTCCGCAGCGCGCAGCAGCACCCCGGCCGGCGACGGCTACGACGACCAGTCCGCGCGTCACAGCCGCGAGCTGAAGCTCGTTGCCGACCTCGAGCGACTGCCGGGCGTCGTCTCGGCCGCCGTCTGGCTCGACGACGCCGGGGCCGTGCGCGATGTGCGCATCACCGCCTCACCGGTCTCTCCGCGGATCATCGTGGCCAATGCCGCTTCGGCGGTGCTCCGGCGTCACGGCTTCGAGTGGGAGCCGGCCGCGATTCACGTGGACCACGCCCGCGCGCCCGCCGAGGACGCAGTCGCGCACGTGCCCGGCGTCATCGACGGCGGGGCTGCCGCCTCACGCTACCTGCTCCTGCACGAGCTGAGCATCGGCCGTTCCGCCGGTCACGTCACGATCGCGGTCCAGATCGGCTGTCGTGGCGAGGTCTTCCGCGGTGAGGCCACGGAGATGGATTCCGAGGCGGGCAGGATCCGCGCGGCCGTACGCGCTACGCTGTCGGCCGCACAGCGCGTCTCCGACGGAGTCGCGCTCGGGTTGGAGGCGACGTCCGCGCTCGACGTCTTCGGGCGCCGCTTCGTCGCCGTTTCCGTGGAGGCCGCCGCCGGCCGCCGCTTTACCACCCTCAACGGCTTCGTCGGCTTCGATATCCAGCGCTCCGTCGAGGAGGCCGCCATCCTGGCGACCCTGCGCGCTATCGAGCGCTGGATCGCCTGGTAGCACATCCGTGCGCGGACCCCACTGTTGGGGACGCACGCGAACAAAGTGAAACGGCTCCGCACCCGCGGAGCCGTTGTCGTTTCTGACCCGTCGGACCGCGCGTCAGCCAGCACCGGGAGGGCCCACGAAGCGTTCGACCTCCTGCACCACCCGCCGGGGCTCGACCGGCTTGGCAAGGTAGCCGTCACAGCCGGCCTGCACCGCCTTCTGCCGGTCCTCTTCCAGGGCGTGCGCGGTCAGCGCGATGATCGGGATGTCCCGCGTGCCGTCCTCCGACTTGAGCCGCTGGGTCGCTTCCCAGCCGTCGAGCTTGGGAATCGAGATGTCCATGAGGATGAGGTCGGGCAGGTGCTCGCGGGCACGGCTCACGCCTTCTTCGCCGTCGCGGGCTTCGATCACCGAGTAACCGACATGTTCGAGGATTGTCCGGTAGACGACGAGGTTGTCCTCATTGTCCTCGACCAGAAGGATAGTCTTTCGCGTGTTGCTCATGTCCGGCTCACGCCGCGAGGCACTCCATCAGCAGGGGTAAGGTCGACCGCATGGCTACACAATTCGTGCCATTTTGCGACGATCAGCCCGCTGCCGCTTCCGCCTCCTCGCGCTCCTTGAAAACCTTCAGGTTCGTGGAATGGCCCGGGTTGTACCGTGCCTTCGGGTCGATCTCGTGCACCGCGTGATTGACGGCCATTGCCGCCTCGCTGAAGCCGGTTGCGATCAGCTCCAGCTTGCCCTCGTACGTGCAGATGTCTCCGGCCGCATACACCCGCGGCAGGCTGGTCTCGAGCCGCTGGTTCACCCGGATCGAGTTCTTCTCGATCTCGAGCCCCCACGACGCGATGGGACCGAGATCCGGCTTGAAGCCGATCAGTGACAGGACGGCGTCGACCTCGAAGGTTTCTTCCTCGTCCGTGCGGTTGTCGAAGATGGTCACGGCGTGGACGCAGTCGTCGCCGTGGAT
Encoded proteins:
- a CDS encoding transglycosylase domain-containing protein → MLKRFLVVLLLIGVLGAAGVGLMAAPACPPIDDLTGYRPPQATRVFAMDGTRLADLSPERRTLVALDDIPAIVRDGFVAVEDRRFWEHGGVDIRGIGRAVWHNVQAGSLDEGFSTITMQLTRNVFPQELPRGDRFRRKICEVRMAGAVEDALGKPRVLELYANQVYMGRGLYGVEEAARVLFGKPVARVTAAEAALLVGLVKNPEGYNPREHPARAIRRRNVVLDIFARERLISHAEADAAKAQPLDLAPPPEARASAPWAVAAVRRELKDLVGADADVRGLRVYTAIDPALQAAAERALLAQIERIESGAFGRWPHETPPAGEKLKPASGNGSPYLQGMIVVLDTRTGEVRALVGGRDFTHSSYDRALLARRQPGSAFKPILFAAALQSGMGASDRIDATSVSVAHRAGVWSPVDLAPDTLSLVSMRDALALSSNNAAVRIGEWVGPQRVIQTARALGITTDIPPYPSITLGSAEVIPTEFVAAYAALGNGGFRVKPTLITRIEDAQGNVVWRAPLSRAHAVDDDVAFITTSMMEDVIDRGTASVIRERGFALPAAGKTGTTNDAKDVWFVGMTPDLAAGVWLGFDQPKQIAPWAFGGNLAAPVWTDVMRAAYQSRPAPAGWLPPESVAQVPIDAVTGYLATGNCPPEQVRIEYFRAGSVPREYCPLHPESAAERALDRLLRGLKSIF
- the trxB gene encoding thioredoxin-disulfide reductase gives rise to the protein MTERKRETLVIIGSGPAGWTAALYAARANLDPLVFEGEPIGTVLPGGQLMTTTEIENYPGFPEQLTGPELMQRMKEQAVRFGARVLTENVQSIDLGTHPFVLRSTYSGEVEALAVIIATGAQAKWLGVPNEERLAQSGGGVSACAVCDAALPIYRNKVLAVIGGGDTAMEEALYCTKYAEEVIVIHRRDEFRASKVMADRVLAHPKIRVLWNTRVVEVLGYDDIEGVRIEDTVTGERSELELGGLFVAIGHKPATEFLNGQLPLTDHGYIKLPHAWRTATDIPGVFAAGDVMDDFYRQAITAAGTGCMAALEAERWLAHHGLGESPVLETAEAPVDQAASAG
- a CDS encoding response regulator gives rise to the protein MSNTRKTILLVEDNEDNLVVYRTILEHVGYSVIEARDGEEGVSRAREHLPDLILMDISIPKLDGWEATQRLKSEDGTRDIPIIALTAHALEEDRQKAVQAGCDGYLAKPVEPRRVVQEVERFVGPPGAG